The following proteins come from a genomic window of Rutidosis leptorrhynchoides isolate AG116_Rl617_1_P2 chromosome 10, CSIRO_AGI_Rlap_v1, whole genome shotgun sequence:
- the LOC139871341 gene encoding uncharacterized protein produces MLESNKHALVADRITTQNSTTIGLWNWSRNPHGRTLNELTELNNLISTINLTDKPDTWKWSLDKDGMFTTKKLASILDNTKLATPQHTFKTLKNKLLPQKNNIFIWRLIYVRIPTRIELDKRNIDLNSLLCPLCKSHIETIEHILFLYPKTSSVWLSILNWWNLPSNTLTTINDITISEQPFTTSKTGSHIWKATKWASSYILWKHRNLNVFSKKEWCVATILTEIQSQTYTWISKRSKKSTIDWHQWLINPSSYTSVQQRTGIGLFASRLRRSLLCPRFFMDRSYILSLG; encoded by the coding sequence ATGCTCGAAAGCAACAAACATGCTCTGGTTGCTGATCGTATCACGACACAAAACTCTACAACCATCGGTTTGTGGAATTGGTCTAGAAATCCACATGGACGTACCCTTAACGAATTAACGGAACTCAACAATCTTATATCCACCATTAATTTAACCGATAAACCTGACACTTGGAAGTGGTCCTTAGACAAAGATGGTATGTTCACAACAAAGAAACTTGCTTCCATCCTCGACAACACCAAACTCGCCACTCCACAACACACTTTCAAAACCCTTAAAAACAAACTTTTACCTCAAAAAAATAACATATTCATCTGGAGATTAATTTATGTTAGAATTCCCACTCGCATTGAACTAGACAAGCGTAATATTGATCTCAACTCACTTCTTTGCCCATTATGCAAGTCACACATTGAAACCATTGAACACATCCTTTTTCTTTATCCGAAAACATCAAGTGTATGGCTATCTATACTAAATTGGTGGAACCTTCCTTCTAACACCCTCACCACCATTAACGACATAACCATCTCGGAGCAACCGTTCACTACGTCGAAAACTGGTTCACATATATGGAAAGCCACTAAATGGGCCTCTTCATACATACTTTGGAAACATAGGAACCTCAATGTTTTTAGCAAAAAAGAATGGTGTGTAGCTACAATTTTAACCGAAATCCAATCACAAACATACACTTGGATATCCAAAAGATCAAAGAAATCTACAATCGATTGGCATCAATGGCTCATCAATCCGTCATCCTACACCTCGGTTCAACAAAGAACGGGCATTGGCTTATTTGCATCACGACTAAGACGGTCCCTATTGTGTCCACGCTTCTTCATGGATAGGTCTTACATTTTGTCACTTGGTTAA